A stretch of the Papaver somniferum cultivar HN1 chromosome 6, ASM357369v1, whole genome shotgun sequence genome encodes the following:
- the LOC113290987 gene encoding uncharacterized protein LOC113290987 encodes MIYLKKLLNPWKFSLIERLNLQNTKFIDASMILKQQWKLIGDCKLIPLGLGLEFWKEKNLFEIYKEIGTPIKIDVATTKCEIGYYANVLVEVDFAQSIPSKIWINTKYGGFFQEVLIHDCPNFCTTCKIVGHLITECYAERNKNKTPAPSFRAVSHKNKPADVPFDICDPASREEDSLVNSIDTTTIIRSSAEIGSPKTGRFDSMVEQSEEVSYYGSTKIFGSSRTVQNIVIKFVNGSNGKVTEEAIPVTSWAKIVEKEMVIDNPSGKNNSTSTSIAKTPEQQKRK; translated from the exons ATGATTTATTTGAAGAAGCTTTTAAATCCTTGGAAGTTTTCACTTATTGAAAGATTAAATTTACAAAATACAAAGTTTATCGATGCTTCTATGATTCTCAAGCAGCAGTGGAAACTTATTGGGGATTGTAAACTCATTCCGTTAG GTTTAGGACTTGAGTTctggaaagaaaaaaatttatttgaGATCTATAAGGAAATTGGAACTCCAATCAAGATTGATGTAGCTACTACAAAATGTGAAATTGGGTACTATGCTAATGTATTGGTTGAGGTGGATTTTGCTCAATCAATACCTAGCAAAATCTGGATTAACACAAAATATGGAGGTTTCTTCCAAGAAGTATTGATTCATGATTGTCCAAATTTTTGTACCACCTGCAAAATAGTTGGTCACTTAATTACTGAGTGTTATGCGGAAAGGAATAAAAACAAAACTCCTGCTCCTTCTTTCAGAGCAGTTTCACACAAAAACAAACCAGCTGATGTTCCTTTTGATATATGTGATCCAGCTTCCAGAGAGGAAGACTCACTAGTAAATTCAATTGATACAACAACAATTATTAGGTCATCAGCAGAAATTGGTTCTCCTAAGACTGGCAGGTTTGATTCTATGGTGGAACAGTCAGAAGAAGTCAGTTATTATGGAAGTACCAAAATTTTTGGAAGTAGCAGAACTGTGCAGAACATTGTTATCAAATTTGTTAATGGAAGTAATGGAAAGGTGACAGAAGAAGCTATTCCAGTTACATCTTGGGCCAAAATAGTAGAAAAAGAAATGGTAATTGATAATCCATCAGGAAAGAATAATTCAACAAGTACTTCTATTGCCAAAACTCCAGAGCAGCAAAAG AGAAAGTAG
- the LOC113288161 gene encoding heavy metal-associated isoprenylated plant protein 7-like, producing the protein MIFLHNIRRDLSLEKKRVTGSSKGLALQIRRILKLRSSVANFTNMGEEKKEEEKKEEEKKPEEEKKPEEPPEMVFRVDMHCEACAKKVAKSLRGFEGVEEVRTDCKAHLVVVKGKTADPIKVCERIQKKSGRKVEIISPLPKPPEEEKKEENAENKPAEEEKKDEPPPVITVILNVRMHCEACAQVLHKRIRKFQGVEAVETDLINSKVTVKGIMDPAKLIENVYKKTKKQVSIVVEEKKEEEKKEEEKKEEEKKEEEKKEGAEEAKAEDHETMSDIKKSEYWPPKYNVEYAYAPQIFSDENPNACSVM; encoded by the exons ATGATCTTTCTGCACAACATCCGAAGAGATCTCTCTCTTGAGAAAAAGAGAGTAACAGGCTCATCAAAGGGTCTTGCTCTGCAGATCCGCAGGATTTTGAAACTTAGATCATCAGTAGCTAATTTCACAAACATGGGAGAG gagaagaaggaagaagagaagaaagaagaagaaaaaaaaccggaagaagaaaaaaaaccagaGGAACCTCCAGAGATGGTTTTTAGAGTCGATATGCACTGTGAAGCTTGTGCAAAGAAAGTTGCTAAATCCCTTAGAGGGTTCGAAG GAGTGGAAGAAGTAAGAACAGACTGCAAAGCTCATCTAGTTGTGGTTAAAGGGAAAACTGCAGACCCAATTAAAGTTTGTGAAAGAATCCAAAAGAAAAGTGGTAGGAAAGTAGAGATAATTTCTCCTTTACCAAAACcaccagaagaagaaaagaaagaagaaaacgctGAAAACAAGccagcagaagaagaaaagaaagatgaa CCTCCTCCGGTAATTACAGTAATATTAAACGTACGCATGCATTGTGAAGCATGCGCTCAAGTTCTGCATAAACGTATACGAAAATTTCAAG gtgTGGAAGCGGTGGAAACCGATCTGATAAACAGCAAAGTGACCGTAAAAGGTATTATGGATCCAGCAAAGCTGATAGAGAACGTGTACAAGAAGACTAAGAAGCAAGTTTCAATAGTCGtcgaagagaagaaagaagaagaaaaaaaagaagaagaaaagaaagaagaagagaaaaaagaagaagaaaagaaggaaggagcAGAAGAAGCTAAAGCCGAAGATCATGAGACTATGAGTGATATTAAAAAAAGTGAATATTGGCCTCCTAAGTATAACGTAGAATATGCTTATGCACCTCAAATTTTTAGTGATGAGAATCCTAATGCATGCTCTGTTATGTAA
- the LOC113290985 gene encoding protein FAM133-like encodes MDETPTKTRLQKSKENKSVTADNVPEADEKGESDCEQPLKEMKMKAKQDALKRKEVSEDGKGETDGDQQQKETRTNVKHDASKKKKKVSEDPEATTPSRNSQRLKDQVSPSSPKPGAEKKTKTKKKADEEQLIANTSAPRVQPDKDTKRKKKAEKAAPKEVLDDDTENEYDTDDFEKAAPKEAGKQAVDKQKKIKRCEPKQSEYVKRKKKEKQIERSESEEEDEDEEEPDQQCVVY; translated from the exons atggatgaaacaccaaCAAAAACTCGTCTTCAAAAGTCGAAAGAGAATAAatcag TAACTGCCGATAATGTACCAGAAGCCG atgaaaaaggagaaagtgATTGTGAACAACCACTGAAGGAGATGAAAATGAAGGCAAAGCAGGATGCTCTGAAGAGAAAGGAAGTCTCTG AAGATGGAAAAGGGGAAACTGATGGTGACCAGCAACAAAAGGAGACTAGAACCAACGTAAAGCACGATGCttccaagaagaaaaagaaagtctctg AAGATCCTGAAGCAACCACCCCATCAAGGAATTCGCAGAGATTGAAAGATCAGGTATCACCTAGTTCACCTAAGCCTGGAgcagaaaagaaaacaaagactAAAAAGAAAGCTG ATGAGGAGCAATTAATTGCGAATACTAGTGCACCTAGAGTTCAGCCTGATAAAGATACtaagagaaaaaagaaagcagAGAAAGCTGCACCAAAGGAAGTTTTGGATGATGATACAGAGAATGAGTATGATACCGATGATTTTGAGAAAGCTGCACCAAAGGAAGCTG GCAAGCAAGCTGTTgataagcaaaagaaaataaaaagatgtgAACCCAAACAATCAGAATAcgtgaaaaggaagaagaaggagaagcaaaTTGAAAGATccgaaagtgaagaagaagatgaagatgaagaagaacctgATCAGCAATGTGTCGTCTATTAA
- the LOC113290988 gene encoding uncharacterized protein LOC113290988, which translates to MTVFGNVNVNIQEAEAKAKTAMKNSDDDPYDEDALKSLVEAQNELSSREVQHNTLLRQKSRIKWVKEGSANTNFFHTNMKIRQSISQVSELEDVNGNIIIDQEKISSELVNFFEKRFQFKEVNIVEKLLDVIPQLITVEDQHMLDSTPTAEEIKETTFSIDSGSSPGPDGYPGIFYKTCWDIIQNDLVAAIQFCWNKKFIPKGLNSSFLVLLPKCQGAKNVAQFRPIGLSNVSFKIITKLITSRMSKLIVKLVSPQ; encoded by the coding sequence ATGACTGTATTTGGAAATGTTAATGTCAATATACAAGAAGCTGAAGCTAAAGCTAAAACTGCAATGAAAAATTCAGATGATGACCCTTATGATGAAGATGCTCTAAAATCACTAGTGGAAGCTCAAAATGAATTATCAAGCAGAGAAGTTCAACATAATACTTTATTGAGGCAGAAATCAAGGATTAAATGGGTCAAGGAAGGTTCAGCCAATACAAACTTCTTTCACACAAATATGAAGATAAGGCAATCCATCAGTCAAGTAAGTGAATTAGAAGATGTAAATGGCAATATCATTATTGATCAAGAAAAAATATCATCTGAACTTGTTAACTTCTTTGAAAAAAGATTTCAGTTCAAGGAAGTGAACATAGTGGAGAAACTACTTGATGTAATTCCTCAGTTAATAACTGTTGAAGATCAACATATGCTTGACTCTACTCCTACAgctgaagaaataaaagaaacaaCTTTTTCAATAGATTCAGGCAGCTCACCTGGTCCAGATGGCTACCCTGGAATCTTTTATAAAACTTGTTGGGATATCATCCAAAATGATCTTGTGGCTGCAATTCAATTTTGCTGGAACAAAAAATTTATACCAAAGGGTTTGAACTCCAGTTTTCTTGTTCTTCTGCCAAAATGTCAAGGTGCAAAAAATGTTGCTCAATTTAGGCCCATTGGGTTAAGCAATGTCAGTTTCAAGATTATTACCAAACTAATTACTTCAAGGATGAGTAAATTAATTGTAAAGCTTGTATCTCCTCAATAA